A window of the Chanodichthys erythropterus isolate Z2021 chromosome 21, ASM2448905v1, whole genome shotgun sequence genome harbors these coding sequences:
- the myh11a gene encoding myosin-11a isoform X2 encodes MTKKGLSEDEKYLFTDKDFINSPVAQADWTAKKLVWVPSEKHGFESASIKEEHGEEVLVELVDNGKKITVNKDDIQKMNPPKFSKVEDMAELTCLNEASVLHNIRERYYSGLIYTYSGLFCVVVNPYKMLPIYSEKIIEMYKGKKRHEVPPHIYSITDNAYRNMMQDREDQSILCTGESGAGKTENTKKVIQYLAVVASSHKGKKDTSTGELEKQLLQANPILEAFGNAKTIKNDNSSRFGKFIRINFDVTGFIVGANIETYLLEKSRCIRQAKTERAFHIFYYMVAGAKDKLREELLLENFNKYRFLSAGHVQIPGNQDDEMYEETMEAMDIMGFTVEERTDVLKVVSTVLQLGNIEFKKERNQEQATMPDNTAAQKVCHLQSINVTDFTRAILTPRIKVGREVVQKAQTKEQADFAIEALAKAMYERLFRWILLRVNKALDKTKRQGASFLGILDIAGFEIFEDNSFEQLCINYTNEKLQQLFNHTMFILEQEEYQREGIEWNFIDFGLDLQPCIELIERPNNPPGILALLDEECWFPKATDVSFVEKLCNTHVNHTKFAKPKQLKDKTEFSVLHYAGRVDYNAIAWLTKNMDPLNDNVTALLNNSSNPFVQDLWKDADRVVGLETIAKMSDSFAPSASKTKKGMFRTVGQLYKESLAKLMTTLHNTQPNFVRCIIPNHEKRAGKLDAHLVLEQLRCNGVLEGIRICRQGFPNRIVFQEFRQRYEILAANAIPKGFMDGKQACCLMIKHLDLDPNLYRIGQSKIFFRTGVLAQLEEERDLKITVIIIAFQAQARGFLARKAFAKRQQQLTAMRVIQRNCAAYLKLRNWQWWRLFTKVKPLLQVTRQEEEMSLKEEELKTAKESAQKFETELKDISLKHTQLMEERNQLQEKLQAETELYAEAEEMRVRLASKKQELEEILHEMEARLEEEEDRGAALQLEKKKMHDQIRDLEEHLEEEEDARQKLQLEKVTCDAKIKKLEDDILVMEDHNNKLQKERKLLEERIADFSSNLAEEEEKSKNLTKLKNKHESMISELEVRLKKEEKTRQELEKAKRKLEGESNDLQEQIAELQAQIADLKAQLAKKEEELQAALARLEDETAQKNNALKKIRELEGHISDLQEDLESERAARNKAEKTKRDLGEELEALKSELEDTLDTTATQQELRAKREQEVTLLKKAMEEESRVHEAQVQEMRQKHTQALEELTEQLEQSKRVKVNLEKAKQALEKETSELHVEIRSLAQGKQDVEHKRKKVEGQLADLQSRFNDSERQKAELGDRVSKITVELESVTILLNEAEGKNIKLSKDVASLSSQVQDTQELLAEETRQKLQFSTKLRQMEDDRNALQEQLDEEAEAKRNVERQVSTLNIQLSDFKKKLEEVSGNVELLEEGKKRLQRDLEASNTQFEEKAAAYDKLEKTKNRLQQELEDTLMDLDNQRQLVSNLEKKQKKFDQMLAEEKSISNKYADERDRAEAEAREKETKALSLARALEEAQEGREELERANKTLRAEMEDLVSSKDDVGKSVHELEKSKRGLEAQVEEMKTQLEELEDELQAAEDAKLRLEVNMQALKAQFERDLQGRDEQGEEKKRQLIKQVRELETELEDERKQRTAIAASKKKLEGDIKDLEGQIETSNKGRDEAIKQLRKLQAQMKDFQRELDDARAAREEVLSSAKENERKAKTLEAELLQMQEDLAAAERAKKQAEAERDELADELASNASGKSALADEKRRLEAKIQQLEEELEEEQGNMELLNDRLRKSAQQVDQLTNELQAERTTSQKNESARQLMERQNKELKAKLQEMENQVKSKFKSSISALEAKVAQLEEQLEQESREKQNTAKAVRQKDKKLKDLITQVEDERKQAEQYKDQADKANARVKQLKRQLEESEEESQRITAARRKLQRELDEATETNDAMSREVTTLKSKLRRGNEPSSFSSTPRRSGGGGRRGMIDSSDAAEDDADMQSDYNGTKSTE; translated from the exons ATGACGAAAAAGGGCTTGAGTGAGGACGAGAAATACCTTTTCACGGACAAAGACTTCATTAACAGCCCCGTCGCACAGGCAGATTGGACAGCCAAAAAGCTGGTATGGGTCCCCTCTGAGAAACATGGCTTTGAGTCAGCCAGCATCAAAGAGGAACATGGCGAAGAGGTCCTGGTGGAGCTGGTGGACAACGGAAAGAAAATCACAGTCAACAAGGATGACATCCAGAAGATGAATCCACCCAAATTCAGCAAGGTAGAGGATATGGCGGAGCTCACCTGCCTGAATGAAGCCTCCGTTCTCCACAACATAAGGGAGAGATACTACTCCGGACTGATCTAT ACATACTCTGGGCTGTTTTGCGTGGTGGTGAACCCCTATAAAATGCTGCCAATCTACTCTGAGAAGATCATTGAAATGTACAAAGGCAAAAAGCGCCACGAGGTCCCTCCCCATATCTACTCTATCACGGACAACGCCTACAGAAACATGATGCAAG ATCGAGAGGACCAGTCTATTCTTTGCAC TGGTGAATCAGGTGCTGGGAAGACAGAAAACACCAAGAAAGTCATCCAGTATTTGGCTGTAGTGGCCTCGTCCCACAAAGGCAAGAAAGACACAAGCACT GGTGAGCTGGAAAAGCAACTACTGCAGGCCAATCCAATTCTAGAGGCCTTCGGTAATGCCAAGACCATCAAGAATGACAACTCTTCTCGATTC GGCAAATTCATCCGCATTAACTTTGATGTGACAGGTTTCATAGTTGGAGCCAACATAGAGACCT ATCTTTTGGAGAAATCTCGTTGTATCAGACAAGCAAAAACAGAAAGAGCCTTCCACATCTTCTACTACATGGTAGCTGGAGCAAAGGACAAATTACGCG AGGAGCTTTTGCTCGAAAACTTCAACAAGTACCGTTTCCTCTCAGCTGGCCACGTCCAGATTCCAGGCAACCAGGATGATGAGATGTATGAAGAAACAATGGAGGCCATGGACATCATGGGCTTCACTGTTGAAGAAAGAACAG ATGTTCTCAAAGTAGTCTCAACTGTGCTGCAGTTGGGTAACATTGAGTTCAAGAAAGAGAGGAACCAGGAACAGGCTACCATGCCGGACAACACAG CTGCCCAGAAAGTTTGCCATCTCCAAAGCATTAATGTGACGGACTTCACAAGAGCCATTCTGACACCACGTATTAAAGTGGGTCGTGAGGTTGTGCAAAAGGCCCAAACCAAAGAACAG GCCGATTTTGCCATTGAAGCCTTAGCTAAAGCTATGTATGAACGTTTGTTCCGTTGGATCCTTCTAAGAGTTAACAAGGCACTGGACAAGACAAAACGTCAGGGTGCCTCTTTCCTGGGGATCTTGGACATTGCTGGCTTTGAGATCTTTGAG GACAATTCCTTTGAGCAGCTCTGCATCAACTACACCAACGAGAAGCTTCAGCAGCTGTTCAACCACACCATGTTCATCCTGGAGCAGGAGGAGTACCAGCGTGAAGGCATCGAATGGAACTTCATCGACTTTGGGCTGGATTTGCAACCTTGCATTGAGCTTATTGAAAGGCCG AACAATCCTCCAGGCATCCTGGCTCTGTTGGATGAAGAGTGTTGGTTTCCAAAGGCAACAGATGTCTCCTTCGTGGAAAAACTTTGCAACACTCATGTTAATCATACTAAGTTTGCTAAACCTAAGCAACTGAAGGACAAGACAGAATTCTCTGTGCTTCACTATGCTGGACGG GTGGACTACAATGCCATAGCATGGTTGACCAAGAACATGGAtcctttaaatgacaatgttaCAGCACTGCTGAATAATTCCTCCAATCCGTTTGTGCAAGATCTGTGGAAGGATG CTGACCGTGTGGTTGGATTGGAAACCATTGCCAAGATGTCAGACAGCTTTGCACCTAGCGCCTCTAAGACCAAGAAGGGCATGTTCCGTACTGTGGGTCAGCTTTACAAAGAGTCTCTGGCTAAGCTAATGACCACACTGCACAACACACAGCCAAACTTTGTCCGTTGCATTATCCCCAACCATGAGAAACGG GCAGGAAAGCTGGATGCGCACCTGGTGCTTGAACAGTTGAGATGTAATGGTGTGCTAGAAGGTATTCGTATCTGCCGCCAAGGATTCCCCAACAGAATTGTCTTCCAAGAGTTCCGGCAGCG ATACGAGATCTTGGCAGCGAATGCTATTCCAAAGGGTTTCATGGATGGCAAGCAGGCCTGCTGTCTGATG ATCAAGCACCTGGACCTGGACCCAAACCTTTACCGTATTGGTCAAAGCAAAATCTTCTTCCGAACAGGAGTCCTGGCTCAGCTCGAAGAGGAGCGTGACCTAAAGATCACAGTCATAATCATTGCCTTCCAGGCACAGGCCAGGGGATTCCTAGCTAGAAA GGCCTTTGCTAAGAGACAGCAACAGCTGACAGCTATGAGGGTGATCCAGAGGAACTGTGCTGCTTATCTGAAACTCAGGAACTGGCAGTGGTGGAGACTCTTCACCAAG GTAAAGCCTCTCCTGCAGGTGACACGCCAAGAGGAGGAGATGAGTCTGAAGGAGGAAGAGCTTAAAACGGCCAAAGAATCTGCACAAAAATTTGAAACGGAGCTAAAAGACATCTCACTGAAACACACGCAA CTTATGGAAGAAAGGAACCAGCTCCAGGAGAAGTTGCAGGCTGAGACGGAGCTCTATGCAGAGGCAGAGGAAATGAGAGTACGGTTAGCTAGCAAGAAACAAGAACTTGAGGAGATATTGCATGAGATGGAGGCCAGGttggaggaagaggaggatcGTGGTGCAGCCCTACAACTGGAAAAGAAGAAAATGCACGACCAGATCAGA GATCTTGAGGAACATCTTGAAGAGGAAGAGGATGCTCGTCAGAAGCTGCAACTGGAGAAGGTTACATGTGATGCCAAGATCAAGAAGTTAGAGGATGATATCCTGGTGATGGAGGACCATAACAACAAATTGCAGAAG GAGAGGAAGCTTCTAGAAGAAAGAATAGCAGATTTTAGCTCAAACCTAgctgaagaagaagaaaaatccAAAAACCTGACAAAGCTGAAGAATAAGCATGAGTCAATGATCTCAGAACTGGAGG TGCGCTTGAAAAAAGAGGAGAAGACTCGACAGGAGCTGGAAAAAGCCAAGAGGAAGTTAGAGGGTGAATCAAATGACCTTCAGGAGCAGATTGCTGAACTTCAAGCTCAGATTGCTGATCTGAAAGCCCAGCTTGCTAAGAAAGAGGAGGAGCTTCAGGCTGCATTGGCACG ACTGGAGGACGAGACagctcagaaaaacaatgcacTGAAGAAGATCAGGGAGCTGGAGGGACACATCTCAGATCTTCAGGAGGACCTAGAGTCAGAGCGGGCCGCCCGGAATAAGGCTGAAAAGACCAAGAGAGACTTAGGAGAAGAGCTTGAAGCTCTCAAATCAGAGCTGGAGGACACATTAGACACCACAGCTACTCAGCAAGAGCTCAG GGCCAAACGTGAGCAGGAGGTGACTCTTTTGAAGAAAGCCATGGAGGAAGAGAGTCGTGTCCACGAGGCTCAGGTGCAAGAGATGAGACAGAAACATACCCAAGCTCTGGAGGAGCTTACAGAGCAGCTGGAGCAGTCCAAGAGG GTGAAGGTAAACCTGGAGAAAGCCAAACAAGCTCTGGAGAAGGAGACATCAGAACTCCACGTGGAGATCCGTTCTCTTGCTCAGGGCAAACAGGATGTTGAACACAAGAGGAAGAAGGTGGAAGGACAGCTTGCTGACCTGCAGTCTCGTTTCAATGACAGCGAGAGGCAGAAAGCTGAGCTTGGAGATCGGGTCTCTAAAATCACT GTGGAACTGGAGAGCGTTACCATCCTTCTTAATGAAGCTGAGGGGAAGAACATAAAGCTTAGCAAGGATGTGGCAAGCTTGAGTTCTCAAGTCCAAGATACACAG GAGTTGCTGGCTGAAgagacaagacaaaaactccaGTTCTCTACCAAACTACGACAAATGGAGGATGACCGTAATGCCCTACAGGAGCAGCTTGACGAGGAAGCAGAAGCTAAGAGGAACGTGGAGAGACAGGTTTCAACATTGAACATTCAG CTCTCTGACTTCAAGAAGAAGCTGGAAGAGGTGTCAGGAAACGTAGAACTTTTAGAGGAGGGTAAGAAGCGGCTGCAGAGAGACCTGGAGGCATCCAATACTCAGTTTGAGGAGAAGGCAGCAGCCTATGACAAGCTTGAGAAGACTAAGAACAGACTGCAACAAGAGCTTGAGGACACACTGATGGATTTGGACAACCAGAGACAGCTGGTGTCCAATCTTGAGAAGAAACAGAAGAAGTTTGATCAG ATGCTTGCTGAAGAGAAGAGCATCTCTAATAAGTATGCAGATGAGCGGGATCGCGCAGAGGCTGAGGCCAGAGAGAAGGAGACCAAGGCTCTGTCTTTAGCTAGAGCTCTCGAAGAAGCTCAAGAAGGCCGTGAGGAGCTCGAGAGAGCCAATAAAACCCTTCGTGCTGAAATGGAGGACCTGGTCAGCTCCAAAGATGATGTGGGCAAAAGC gTGCATGAGCTTGAGAAGTCAAAACGTGGTCTGGAGGCTCAGGTGGAAGAGATGAAGACTCAGTTGGAAGAGCTGGAGGATGAATTACAGGCTGCAGAGGATGCAAAACTGCGTCTAGAGGTCAACATGCAGGCTCTAAAGGCCCAGTTTGAGCGAGATCTTCAGGGCAGAGATGAGCAAGGGGAGGAGAAGAAGAGGCAGTTGATCAAACAG GTGCGCGAGCTGGAAACTGAACTTGAAGATGAGCGCAAGCAAAGGACTGCAATAGCTGCTTCCAAGAAGAAACTGGAGGGAGACATAAAAGACCTTGAGGGCCAGATTGAGACATCTAACAAAGGTCGAGACGAGGCGATCAAGCAGCTCCGCAAACTCCAG GCTCAAATGAAGGACTTCCAAAGAGAGCTTGATGATGCTCGAGCTGCCAGGGAGGAAGTTTTATCCAGTGCTAAGGAGAACGAGAGGAAGGCCAAGACTTTGGAGGCTGAACTTCTACAGATGCAAGAG GACTTGGCTGCAGCTGAAAGGGCTAAAAAGCAAGCTGAAGCTGAGAGAGATGAACTGGCTGATGAGTTGGCCAGCAACGCATCTGGAAA GTCTGCGCTGGCTGATGAGAAGAGACGGCTAGAAGCGAAGATCCAACAGCTGGAGGAAGAGCTGGAGGAGGAGCAGGGCAATATGGAGTTGCTTAATGACAGGCTGAGGAAGAGTGCCCAGCAG GTTGACCAGCTTACCAACGAGCTCCAGGCCGAACGCACCACATCCCAAAAGAACGAGAGCGCCAGACAGTTGATGGAGAGACAAAATAAAGAGCTGAAAGCTAAACTCCAGGAGATGGAGAACCAAGTTAAATCCAAATTTAAGTCCTCCATTTCTGCTCTTGAGGCCAAAGTGGCACAATTGGAGGAACAGCTTGAGCAGGAGAGCAG AGAAAAGCAGAACACCGCAAAGGCAGTTCGCCAGAAGGATAAAAAACTGAAGGATTTGATAACCCAAGTGGAGGATGAACGAAAACAAGCAGAACAATACAAAGATCAG GCGGATAAGGCGAATGCTCGCGTCAAACAGCTGAAGAGGCAGTTGGAAGAGAGCGAGGAGGAGTCCCAGCGAATCACTGCGGCCCGCAGGAAGCTTCAGAGAGAGCTGGATGAGGCCACTGAGACCAATGATGCCATGAGCCGCGAGGTCACTACCCTCAAGAGCAAACTAAG GCGAGGCAATGAACCATCATCCTTCAGCAGCACACCGAGGCGCTCAGGAGGTGGTGGCAGACGGGGAATGATTGACAGCTCTGATGCTGCCGAGGATGATGCGGACATGCAGAGTGACTACAACGGAACCAAATCTACTGAATAA